The proteins below are encoded in one region of Prevotella melaninogenica ATCC 25845:
- the era gene encoding GTPase Era: protein MHKAGFVNIVGNPNVGKSTLMNQLVGEKLSIATFKAQTTRHRIMGIVNTEDTQIVFSDTPGVLKPNYKMQEMMLQFSESALADADILLYVTDVVEDPEKNMDFLEKVSKMSIPVILLINKIDESDQKTLGNLVTKWHGLLPNAEILPISAKNKFGVDILLKRVHELLPESPAFFDKDQLTDKPAKFFVSEIIREKILRYYDKEIPYSVEVVIERFKEDDRQIHISAIIYVERSSQKGIIIGHQGMALKKVSTEARKSLERFFDKKIFLETFVKVDKDWRNSQKELKHFGYSPE, encoded by the coding sequence ATGCATAAAGCTGGATTTGTAAATATCGTTGGTAATCCGAATGTCGGAAAGAGTACGCTGATGAATCAACTCGTCGGTGAGAAGCTCAGTATTGCCACGTTTAAGGCACAGACAACGCGCCATCGTATTATGGGAATTGTCAACACAGAGGACACTCAGATAGTATTTTCAGACACACCAGGTGTGCTGAAACCAAACTATAAGATGCAGGAGATGATGCTCCAGTTCTCTGAGTCAGCTTTGGCAGATGCCGATATCTTACTTTATGTAACAGACGTTGTTGAAGATCCAGAGAAGAATATGGACTTCTTGGAGAAGGTTTCTAAGATGTCAATTCCTGTCATCCTTCTTATTAATAAGATTGATGAGAGCGACCAGAAGACACTTGGTAATCTCGTAACAAAGTGGCATGGATTGTTGCCTAATGCAGAGATACTCCCTATTTCTGCTAAGAATAAGTTTGGCGTAGATATTCTTTTGAAGCGTGTTCACGAACTGTTACCAGAGAGTCCGGCATTCTTTGATAAAGACCAGTTGACAGATAAGCCAGCTAAGTTCTTCGTATCAGAGATTATTCGTGAGAAGATTCTGCGCTATTATGATAAGGAAATCCCTTATTCTGTTGAGGTTGTTATTGAACGTTTCAAGGAAGATGACCGCCAGATTCACATCAGTGCTATCATTTATGTGGAACGTAGCAGCCAGAAAGGAATTATTATTGGCCATCAGGGTATGGCACTTAAGAAGGTGTCTACCGAAGCACGTAAGAGCTTGGAACGTTTCTTTGATAAGAAGATATTCCTTGAAACTTTCGTGAAAGTGGATAAGGACTGGCGCAACTCACAGAAAGAATTGAAACACTTTGGCTATAGTCCAGAGTAA
- a CDS encoding beta-ketoacyl-ACP synthase III, whose protein sequence is MSKINAIITGVAGYVPDYVLNNEELSRMVDTNDEWITTRTGIKERRILTEEGLGTSYMARKAAKLLMTKTGADPDSIDAVVVATSTPDYPHPSTASIVLGKLGLKNAFAFDLAAACCGFMYALDVACNMIQSGRHKRIIVIGADKMSAITDYRDRATCPLFGDGAGAVMLEGTTEEGVGMIDSYHRTDGKGLPFLHIKAGGSVCPSSSFTIDHRLHYTYQEGRTVFRYAVTAMGDDCATLLERNGLTQDDVDYVVCHQANLRIIEAVAKRIGVPMEKVLVNIQRYGNTSAACMPLVLWDFESQLKKGDNIIFTGFGAGFVNGASYFKWAYDGDAAAVKK, encoded by the coding sequence ATGAGTAAGATTAATGCGATTATAACAGGTGTCGCTGGTTACGTGCCAGACTATGTCCTCAACAATGAGGAATTGTCTCGCATGGTTGATACTAATGATGAGTGGATTACCACTCGTACAGGTATCAAGGAACGCCGAATCCTCACCGAAGAGGGACTCGGTACATCCTATATGGCCCGCAAGGCAGCAAAGCTCCTGATGACAAAGACAGGTGCTGATCCAGACAGTATTGATGCTGTTGTTGTTGCTACATCGACTCCTGACTATCCGCATCCTTCAACAGCTTCTATCGTATTAGGAAAGCTGGGGTTGAAGAATGCCTTCGCATTTGACTTAGCTGCTGCATGTTGTGGCTTCATGTATGCACTCGATGTTGCCTGCAATATGATCCAAAGTGGTCGTCACAAGCGTATCATTGTTATTGGTGCTGATAAGATGTCAGCTATTACTGATTATCGTGATCGCGCAACTTGTCCACTTTTCGGTGATGGTGCAGGTGCTGTGATGTTAGAGGGTACAACCGAGGAAGGCGTTGGTATGATTGATTCTTATCATCGCACAGACGGTAAGGGACTTCCATTCCTCCATATCAAGGCAGGTGGTTCTGTATGTCCTTCTTCAAGCTTTACAATTGATCATCGTTTGCATTACACTTACCAAGAGGGACGCACCGTCTTCCGTTACGCTGTTACAGCGATGGGTGACGACTGTGCTACACTTTTGGAGCGCAATGGCTTGACCCAAGATGATGTTGATTACGTAGTTTGTCATCAGGCAAATCTTCGTATCATCGAGGCTGTTGCAAAACGCATTGGAGTTCCAATGGAGAAGGTATTGGTTAACATTCAGCGTTATGGTAATACCAGTGCTGCTTGTATGCCACTTGTTCTTTGGGATTTTGAGTCACAGCTGAAGAAGGGTGATAATATCATTTTCACTGGCTTTGGTGCAGGTTTCGTTAATGGCGCATCTTACTTTAAGTGGGCTTATGACGGTGACGCTGCTGCGGTTAAGAAATAA